In Alcaligenes faecalis, the sequence TTTTTCGAGCATGAAGTGCGTTTGGTGCAAAAACCGCATAATCCGGGCCTGTTACAGGCGTTTTTGCTGAAATTGGCGCATATTCAGGAAGTGGAGCAGCAGCGTCAGGAGCAGGATGCCAGCTATGTGCCGCGCCTGCGGATTGCGATTGTGACGGCGCGCAATGCCCCGGCTCACGAGCGCGTCATCAATACCATCCGTAGCTGGGGTATTGAGGTGAATGAGGCTTTCTTTCTGGGCGGCATCGAAAAACGGCGGGTGCTGGAAGTCTTGCAGCCGCATATCTTCTTTGATGACCAGACCACGCACCTGATTCCTACCGCGCAGACTTTGCCTTCCGTGCATATTCCGTTTGGAGTGGTGAACCACCCGCCGGTGAAAGCGACGGAGCCGGAGAAAAAGAAAGGTCGGAAACAGGAGCAGCGGAAATCAAAGCCGTAGACAGGGTGTGTGATCGGCTGGTGCGGCTGCAGCGGGCTTAGTGCTAAATCCGTTCGGTTCTAAACCCGCCCAAGACAAAGCCGCGTACTGATGCTTGATCAGGCGCGGCTTGGTCCTTGTGGGCACCCAGTCCTCAGACTTGTGCCAGAGCGCGGCTAACGGCGCGTGCAGCGGGTTGGATCAGGCTGGCCAGTGCCTCGGGGTTGATGGCCTCAAAGCGTTCCAGCGTGCCCAGCAAGGTCAGGCTGCCGAAAATCCGTTTGGCATCGTCAAAAATAGGCGCGGAAATGCCGCCTATGCCCGGATTGATCTGCTCCTTGGTGATGCAATAGCCTGCACGGCGCAGCTCCTGCATATGGGCGGAGAAGGCTGGCCATTCCTTGCCCAGGCGCTGTACATAATCAATTTCCTGATTCTTCTCGTACAGACGGCGCAGATGGCGGGTGGGCAGGTAAGCCGTGACGATACGTGCCGTGGAACTGCGGAACATATCCATGGTGCGGCCCCGGCCAAACAGCAGCTCGAAACGCTCCGGCCCGGTTTCCTGATGGGTGGTCAAAATGCGTTCGCCATATTGCTGGCCAATCAGGACGTCCAGCCCGGTCTGCTCGACCAGCGAGCGCAACAGGGGACGACAGCGGCTGACCAGCGGATCAAATTCGCGGATCAGTAAATCCATTTCTATAAACCGGGGCCCGGGAGCGTAGCCTTCTGGGCTGCGGATCAACAGGCCGCTATTGCATAGCTCTTTCAGATAGCGATAGGTGGTGGCGGGAGGGTAGCTCAGGCGGGTGCAGATGGTCTCCACATCCAGAACCGGCGTGTGTGCACCGTACAAGTCCAGAATTTGCAGCATGCGTCTTAGACTATTCATGTGCCCTCGTAAAAACGGAGTTGTTGGTTCTCTATTCTAACCACGCTCTGGCCTGTCAGTGGCGAGCAACAGCGGGCATGGCTCCGGTCTACTGGTTTATACCTAAACCATCAGATTATTCAAAAATTATTCTCAGACTACGGTAATAATCTGGAACATAAGCGGGTCTGTTATGCATTTGCTTACACATGGCCTACTCCTTTTGTGATGCCGGGTTATACACGGGCCCGGCCCGGTTTTTTCGAGGCGGACATGGATCAGGCTCATCCCAGCCAGGTGTCTTTAGAGATCAAGAATGTGCTGTTCATCATGTGTGATCAGTTACGTGCGGACCACCTGTCCTGTTATGCCCCTGGCGGTGCATTGAAGACGCCCAATCTGGATCGTCTGGCCGCCATGGGTGTGCGCTTTGATCGCGCCTATGTGAACTCTGCCGTCTGTGGCCCCTCGCGGGCCTCGTATTACACCGGCCGCTATCCCTTGTCGCACCGGGTTAGCTGGAACCGCGTCCCTCATCCTATCGACGAGCTGTATCTGGGCGATTATCTGGCCCAGTCCGGGCGAGACTGCCATCTGCTGGGCAAGACTCACCACGTGCCGGACCCGGCCGGGGCCAATGCCCGGCGCTTTCAGGTGCAGCCCGAGGGGGCCGAGCGTTTCTGGCAAGGCGGCTTTACCGCGATTGAGCGCTACGACGGTCACTTTGAAATGGGCCCGGATAGCGAGTACCGCCAGTATTTGCAGGCTCAGGGTTACGACAGCGAGCGTCCCTGGGAAGACTATGTGATTGGCAGTCAGGATGCCCAGGGCCAGTTCGCCTCCGGTTGGTACATGCGCAATGCCAGCCTGCCTGCACGAGTGCAGGCGCAGGACTCGGAAACCGCCTACTTCACCCAGCGGGCCATGGATTTCATCACGGACAAAGGTGAAGAGCCCTGGGCCCTGCACCTGTCTTTCATCAAACCGCACTGGCCTTACAAAGCGCCCGCGCCCTACCACGACCGCTTTGGCGCGGAAGATGCCTGTACGCCCTTGCGTGCGGAGCACGAGCGCCAGAATGCACACCCGGTGCACGCGGCCTATCAGCAGCACGAAGAGTCACAGTCCTTTGCCCAGGATGAGGTCTGGCGCACGCTCAAGCCTGTCTATATGGGCCTGGTGCAGCAGATTGACGATGAAGTCGGCCGTTTGCTGAACATGCTGGAGCAGCAGGACCGCCTGAAAGACACCCTGATTATTTTCAGCTCCGATCATGGCGATTTGCTGGGCGATCACTGGCTGGGCGAAAAAGAGTACTTCTTTGAAAACGCCATTCGCGTTCCGCTGATCGTGGTTGACCCACGGGCCTCAGCGAATGCCACACGTGGCCAAAGCAGCGATGCCTTTGTGGAGTGCGTGGATGTCACCCCCACGATTCTGGATGCCTTGCACCTGCCTGCCCAGGAACACCGGGTGGAAGGTCGTTCCCTGATTCCCCTTTTGCACGGCCAGTCCGACTGGGCGCGTGAGTACACCGTGGCCAGCCTGGATTACGCCTATCGGGAAGCCCGCCAGATTCTGGGTCGTGGCGTGGATGAATGCCGGGGCCTGATGTTGCGCGATGGCGAGTATAAATACATGCACTGGCAGGGTTACCGGCCACAACTGTTCGATTTGAAGCAAGACCCTGACGAGCTGCACGACCTGGGCGCAGACCCGGCGTATGCAGCGGTTTGTCGGCGTATGAAAGAAGGCCTGCTGGACTGGCATGACACCCTGAAAGGGCGTGCCAGCGAGAGCTGGGCCGCGGTAGAGGATCGTACCAATGCGCATGAGCGCATGATGAATATCTTGATTGGACGATGGTAGATGCGCTGCGGGGGGCTACCAATCGGTGGCGGGCCGCAATCAATAACGATAAGGAGTGGACAAATGAAGCAGCTTAAAAATACGACGCTGGCCCTGTTGTTGGCAGGCGTAGGTGCTTTGGCCCCGATGATGGCTCAGGCCGCCTGGCCGACCACGGATCAGGTTCGTATTGTGGTCCCTTACCCACCCGGCACCGAGCCGGACATTCTGGCCCGCGATCTGGGTGTGCATCTGAACAAGGCCACCGGCAAGGTCTTTGTGATCGAGAACCGTCCGGGCGCCAACGCCATTATCGGCACCGACAATATCGCCAAAGCCAAGGGCGACGGTGCTTCCCTGCTGATGGTCGATAGCCTGGCAGTCTCCACCAACCCGCTGCTGTACAACAACCTGCCCTACAAATGGGAAAAGGACCTGAAGCCGGTCACAACGGTAGCCGGTGTGAACCTGTACCTGCTGGTGCGTAATGATTTCCCGGCCAAGGACTACAAGGAATTCATCGCCCAGGCCAAGAAAGCCAATGGCGACACCAATGTGGGCACAGGCGGCCGTGGACACGTCACGCACCTGGGCATGGGCTTGCTGGCCCGTGAAGAAGGGGTGAATTTCACCTACATCCCGTACAAGGGCATGGCCCCGGCCACTAATGCCATTCTGGGCGGTGAGACGGATGCCATGCTGGTCGGCGGTATTCTGGCGTCCCAGCACGTGGATGGCGGCAAAGTGCGCATCCTGGCCGTAGGCTCGGACAAACGTACCGAATTGCTGCCCAATGTGCCGACCGTGCAGGAAGCAGGCGGCCATGCCAACAGCATTCCAACCACGACGTTTGCGCTGTTTGCCCCCGGCACCACGCCCGATGACACTGTGAAAGAGATTCAGGAACAGGTCGATGCCGCCCTGAAGACGCCCGAGATGCAGGCCGCCTTCAAGAGCCGGGGTCTGGCCCAGTTCTTCACCACCCCTGCCCAGACGCTGGAGCGCGTGCAGAACGACTCCAAAGTCTATTCCGAGTTGATTCCTACCTTGGGTATCCAGCCTGAATAAGGCTTTGGTATCCCCCGGCGGGCACACCTGCCTGTAGCTGGATCACAGGCGGGTGTGCTGCTTTTTTAAAACCGGCTGCGGTTCAAACCAAGCAGGGTTTGAACCAATAGTGCGACGGGATTCGCTGCGTTTTACTGATCGTTGTAGTCGTGCTGCTCGGAGATCAGGCGCCGCAAGGTGGTCTTGAGGGCATTGACGTCCAGTGGTTGCAGGCGCTGCACCACTTCCTGTTCGTGCAGGCGAGCCTTGGCAATCAGACCTGAGATCAGGGTTTGGCCTTCCTCGGTAATGCGCACCAGCGTGATGCGGCGGTCCACATCGTGGGCCACGCGACGCAGCAAGCCCTGTTTTTCCAGCCGGTCCAGCAAACGGGTCACGGTGGGTTGTTTGGTGGTGGCAATACGAGCCAGGTGGCCGATGCTGACCTCGCCCGCGCCGGACAGGGTGGACAGGACACGCCATTCGGAAATGGACAAACCGTTGCTCAGCACCACTTCGTGGAACTCGGCAGAGATCAGCTGGCTGGCCTGGGCCAACAAGGCGGGCAGGTAGTTTTCGACAAAGACGGTGTCGTGTTCGGTGGGGCTCATGGTGCTTATTGTCATTACAGGCTAATGGGTGCCGCAAGGCGGCAACAGGGCTCACTATAACCAAGCTGTTCGTTTGCGTGTCGCAAATAATTTGCTGACTTTACTAGGGAAAACCATGAGGATGGATATGTTGAGATATAAACATATTCAGATGAAAATAAATACCATGTTCACAATGAGCGGTAAGTAAGGAAAGAAAAATGGCTGAGCGATCGTTTGTCGAAGAAGTCAAAAAGCTGCGCCTGGGTGATGGAGACGTATTCAGTGGCGAAGGCATCCTGGCAGTGACCAAAGCCCTGCTGGAATCGGGCGTGTCCTACGTGGCCGGCTACCAGGGTGCGCCTATCTCGCACTTGATGGACGTGCTGGCGGATGCCCAGGACATCCTGCAAGAAAACGGTATCCGTTTTGAAAACAGTGCCAGCGAGGCAACGGCGGCGGCAACGCTGGCCGCGTCGGTTAACTACCCGCTGCGTGGCGCCATCACTTTTAAAGCAACCGTGGGTACCAACGTGGCCTCGGACGCGCTGGCCAACCTGGCCTCCGGTGGGGTCAAGGGCGGTGCGCTGATCATTGTGGGCGAAGACTACGGTGAAGGCTCGTCCATCATGCAGGAGCGTAGTCACGCTTTTGCCATGAAATCCCAGATGTGGATGCTGGACCCCCGTCCTAACCTGCCCTGTATTGTGCAAGCGGTAAAAGACGGCTTTGATCTGTCCGAAGCGTCCAACACCCCCGTGATGTTGCAGCTGCGTATTCGCGCCTGTCACGTGCATGGTCAGTTTGTGGCCTCGGACAACCGCCGCGCCAAATTCACCATCAAAGAAGCCATGGAGCAGCCCACACGCGACATCAATCGCATTGTGTTGCCGCCTGCCAGCTTCCTGCACGAAAAAGAAAAGATCGAACAGCGCTGGCCGAACGCCGTCAAGTTCATCGAAGAGCGTCAGCTGAATGAATTCTTTGCTGATGGCACCGATGACGTAGGCCTGATCGTTCAGGGCGGTGGCTACAACACCGTGATCCGTGCTCTGGAACACCTGGATCTGGCCGACGTGTTTGGCGAATCCAAAGTGCCCATGTACGTCATGAACGTGGCTTACCCGCTGATTGAATCTGAAATCGTCCGTTTCTGTGAAGGCAAGCGTGCGGTGCTGGTGCTGGAAGAAGGTCAGCCCAACTTTGTGGAACAGAACATCTCCGACATCGTGCGTCGTCACAATGTGGACGTAAGTCTGCACGGCAAGGATCTGCTGCCACTGGCCGGTGAATACAACACCGCCACCATGTTGAAAGGCCTGCGTGCCTTCATGGAAAAATACGGCCGCGTCGAGCCCCTGGCTCCTCGCAAGCCACGCGTGATCCCGATGAAAGTCGAGACCGTGGAACGCCCCAAAGCTGAACAAGCCAGCCTGGTGGAAGTGGAAGCCGCTGAAGTCCAACCTTTGGGCAGCCTGGACGAGAACGTTCATGCCCGTCCGCCAGGGTTTTGTACCGGCTGTCCCGAGCGTCCTATCTTTACCGCACTGAAGCTGGTGGAGCGCGAGCTGGGCGAACACCACGTGTCGGCCGACATTGGCTGTCACCTGTTCTCCATTTTGCCGCCCTTCAACCTGGGTAACACCACCATGGGTTACGGCCTGGGTGGCGCCGGTTCGGCTGCCTTGAACGTGGATTCGGACAAGCGTGCGATCTCGGTGATGGGTGACGGTGGTTTCTGGCACAACGGTTTGACCAGCGGTATTGCCAATGCCGTGTTCAACCGCAGTGACAACCTGACCATTGTGATCGACAACAGCTACACCGCGGCTACGGGTGGTCAGGACATTCTGTCCTCCAAGGCCAAGAACGAAACCCGCAGTACCGGTCACCTGATCGAGAAAGCGGCACGTGGTGTGGGTGTGGAGTGGTTGCGCATGATTCGTCGCACCTACGACCTGAAGACCATGACGGCAACCCTGCGTGAAGCGCTGACGACCAAAGAAAAAGGTCCGAAAGTGCTGGTGGCGCAAAGTGAATGTATGTTGAACCGTCAGCGTCGCGAGAAAGGTCAGGTGCGTAAAGCCGTGGCTGCGGGCGAACGTGTGGTGCGCGAGCGCTTTGGTGTGGACCCGGACACATGTACCGGCGATCACTCCTGCATCCGCTTGTCCGGTTGTCCTTCGCTGTCGATTCGCCCCAATCCGGACGCCCTGCGTCAGGACCCGGTGGCGAACGTGATGAACAGTTGTGTGGGTTGCGGTCTGTGTGGTGAGGTTTCCCACGCGGCGATTCTGTGCCCGTCTTTCTACCGTGCACAAGTGGTCAGCAACCCGACTGGCTGGGACAAGTTCCGCGAAAAAACCCGCCGTGGCTTTATCGGCTGGTTGCAGCGTCGTGACGCTGCTCGTCGTGATCGTCTGGCCTTCTAAGCACACCCGTAGAGATTTTTATCATGCAGATCAAACCAATCAAGATTGCTATTTTGGCCATGGGTGGCGAAGGCGGCGGCGTGTTGGCCGACTGGATCGTCAACCTGGGCGAACAAAACGGCTACTTTGCACAGACTACCTCGGTGCCTGGCGTGGCCCAGCGTACCGGTGCCACGATTTACTACGTGGAACTGTTCCCGCACTCGGCCGCTGTGGATGGCAAAAAACCTGTGCTGGCTCTGATGCCCATGCCCGGTGATGTGGACGTGGTGCTGGCTTCCGAGTTGATGGAAGCCGGTCGCGCCGTACAACGTGGCCTGGTGACAGAGGACCGCACCACGCTGGTCGCCTCGACTCACCGCGTCTACTCCATTGCCGAAAAATCGGCCATGGGCGATGGCCGTGTGGACGACAACGCGCTGATTGCTCACGCAACCCAGGCTGCCAAGCGTTTTGTGTACTTCAATATGGAAAAAGCGGCCGAGGATTCGGGCAGCGTGATTTCCGCCGTGCTGTTTGGCGCCTTGGCCAGCACCGGCGTGCTGCCCTTCAGCCGCTCGCAGTTCGAGCA encodes:
- a CDS encoding IclR family transcriptional regulator: MNSLRRMLQILDLYGAHTPVLDVETICTRLSYPPATTYRYLKELCNSGLLIRSPEGYAPGPRFIEMDLLIREFDPLVSRCRPLLRSLVEQTGLDVLIGQQYGERILTTHQETGPERFELLFGRGRTMDMFRSSTARIVTAYLPTRHLRRLYEKNQEIDYVQRLGKEWPAFSAHMQELRRAGYCITKEQINPGIGGISAPIFDDAKRIFGSLTLLGTLERFEAINPEALASLIQPAARAVSRALAQV
- a CDS encoding sulfatase-like hydrolase/transferase, with the translated sequence MDQAHPSQVSLEIKNVLFIMCDQLRADHLSCYAPGGALKTPNLDRLAAMGVRFDRAYVNSAVCGPSRASYYTGRYPLSHRVSWNRVPHPIDELYLGDYLAQSGRDCHLLGKTHHVPDPAGANARRFQVQPEGAERFWQGGFTAIERYDGHFEMGPDSEYRQYLQAQGYDSERPWEDYVIGSQDAQGQFASGWYMRNASLPARVQAQDSETAYFTQRAMDFITDKGEEPWALHLSFIKPHWPYKAPAPYHDRFGAEDACTPLRAEHERQNAHPVHAAYQQHEESQSFAQDEVWRTLKPVYMGLVQQIDDEVGRLLNMLEQQDRLKDTLIIFSSDHGDLLGDHWLGEKEYFFENAIRVPLIVVDPRASANATRGQSSDAFVECVDVTPTILDALHLPAQEHRVEGRSLIPLLHGQSDWAREYTVASLDYAYREARQILGRGVDECRGLMLRDGEYKYMHWQGYRPQLFDLKQDPDELHDLGADPAYAAVCRRMKEGLLDWHDTLKGRASESWAAVEDRTNAHERMMNILIGRW
- a CDS encoding Bug family tripartite tricarboxylate transporter substrate binding protein — protein: MKQLKNTTLALLLAGVGALAPMMAQAAWPTTDQVRIVVPYPPGTEPDILARDLGVHLNKATGKVFVIENRPGANAIIGTDNIAKAKGDGASLLMVDSLAVSTNPLLYNNLPYKWEKDLKPVTTVAGVNLYLLVRNDFPAKDYKEFIAQAKKANGDTNVGTGGRGHVTHLGMGLLAREEGVNFTYIPYKGMAPATNAILGGETDAMLVGGILASQHVDGGKVRILAVGSDKRTELLPNVPTVQEAGGHANSIPTTTFALFAPGTTPDDTVKEIQEQVDAALKTPEMQAAFKSRGLAQFFTTPAQTLERVQNDSKVYSELIPTLGIQPE
- a CDS encoding MarR family winged helix-turn-helix transcriptional regulator; the encoded protein is MSPTEHDTVFVENYLPALLAQASQLISAEFHEVVLSNGLSISEWRVLSTLSGAGEVSIGHLARIATTKQPTVTRLLDRLEKQGLLRRVAHDVDRRITLVRITEEGQTLISGLIAKARLHEQEVVQRLQPLDVNALKTTLRRLISEQHDYNDQ
- a CDS encoding indolepyruvate ferredoxin oxidoreductase subunit alpha yields the protein MAERSFVEEVKKLRLGDGDVFSGEGILAVTKALLESGVSYVAGYQGAPISHLMDVLADAQDILQENGIRFENSASEATAAATLAASVNYPLRGAITFKATVGTNVASDALANLASGGVKGGALIIVGEDYGEGSSIMQERSHAFAMKSQMWMLDPRPNLPCIVQAVKDGFDLSEASNTPVMLQLRIRACHVHGQFVASDNRRAKFTIKEAMEQPTRDINRIVLPPASFLHEKEKIEQRWPNAVKFIEERQLNEFFADGTDDVGLIVQGGGYNTVIRALEHLDLADVFGESKVPMYVMNVAYPLIESEIVRFCEGKRAVLVLEEGQPNFVEQNISDIVRRHNVDVSLHGKDLLPLAGEYNTATMLKGLRAFMEKYGRVEPLAPRKPRVIPMKVETVERPKAEQASLVEVEAAEVQPLGSLDENVHARPPGFCTGCPERPIFTALKLVERELGEHHVSADIGCHLFSILPPFNLGNTTMGYGLGGAGSAALNVDSDKRAISVMGDGGFWHNGLTSGIANAVFNRSDNLTIVIDNSYTAATGGQDILSSKAKNETRSTGHLIEKAARGVGVEWLRMIRRTYDLKTMTATLREALTTKEKGPKVLVAQSECMLNRQRREKGQVRKAVAAGERVVRERFGVDPDTCTGDHSCIRLSGCPSLSIRPNPDALRQDPVANVMNSCVGCGLCGEVSHAAILCPSFYRAQVVSNPTGWDKFREKTRRGFIGWLQRRDAARRDRLAF